A region of Schistosoma mansoni strain Puerto Rico chromosome 1, complete genome DNA encodes the following proteins:
- a CDS encoding ubiquitin-specific peptidase 7 (C19 family) produces MSHKQGKLSPNTPQTNPNAIDRNAGLHALEYEEAMEVEQPLSDTSEHDPSSDASQDEQHPWFYNASVKGCCGTTCEQTDASVDAFDENDEARASGVIEGVFENILHQKQSAARGDVRVVRGSGMIRCLPWKILVIFHPADGQSTIGVFVQCNADSESLTWSCTAKATIQLVAQRPNCKNKEMKIQHTFTHKENDWGFQQFISYDELLNPERGFLSPTEPKDTIIIRAHIKADAPHGADWDSKRHTGFVGLKNQGATCYLNSLLQALYCTNKLRRAVFLMPTESDDAQTSVPLALQRVFYELQFSSRAVGTKKLTRSFGWATLDSFMQHDAQELCRVLLDNLENKMKGTSVEDVIPGLFCGKMLSYINCINVPYSSKREENFYDIQLKVNGNRSVYDAFNEYIAKETLSQDNKYDAGAYGLQEAEKGVIFTRFPPVLYLQLMRFQYDFVADTNIKLNDRFEFPPILKLDQFLAEPKPSTYKLHAVLVHSGDNHGGHYVVYINPALNGIWYQFDDDVVSRCSPRDAIDMNFGGSDDPDMRLCTNAYMLVYIADSAKDDVLCPVSEIDIPETLRERFMDEQKMDEAKRKQKEKVHLYVAIQLILEEDFYGWQGPDLCSQELLPSRMLRVQKQTIRPKLLEDVASVLHYQPEGIRLWRFQPRRKNMPTHLIELCDNQPLCAMKDALIFFVQSDTSTNSVIPRLDKEQTVIDRHLFFLKYFDPFTWTSTFCGHVEIRRDESLRIIEPIARERVGLPSNCKLMFFQDDAKSLISEITQLDIPISKMYKRDIQGQILYFQAKSMNCSIPLPFGLMETTEVGKEALSSLVDDANVLSSVESPLLTENSQVTGMNGIVTPSHIVDDNVSGNADVCRDISESSVVSLSNIDSITLHKMATFPAVAGNKSRSCMNLMGQPIAADLQTQTISSAEKLTIFDYFSSYIRQFEILLVDKLRPQDAGILIQVSADLTYWEFANVAAAYLSTQSNRLQFFRSQQGFGNATDAVNAPIYVSPVSTGTGVAGSELASPPINSETTENNCGNNNVCSVESGGVGVTGTRGSPIHPHLLTAKSSAAAAQGLMREPPGPAISSSYSGTLQEFFLPFTVAPTNTSWASDVGGIGPGLVNSGNTLSGTGGNTPTPDRFPIPLNRYCGAVTVSRSPLGPVTSSPPRRVYYAHLAIRIDELETMRQVRVIYVGQKLSEKAELILSVPQNGLVLDLLKEAARHLVLPPGGSGQLRLLKISRNRIIQEYPPTQKLSLIPESAVFPQTYAGSSPIHSLRIEEIPLDEINLKPDETVVYVSHFDKAFTETFGVPFTVRIRDGENYTAVRERIRKRLEVPEKEFDRWRFAVIYPTEGAYIPNEGDPTVQIKRFTHYCLPESRPWLGIDHKPSKRPRYAPNEKPIKIHN; encoded by the exons ATGTCTCACAAACAAGGGAAATTGAGTCCTAATACTCCCCAAACGAACCCAAATGCTATTGACCGTAATGCGGGCCTGCATGCACTGGAATATGAAGAAGCTATGGAAGTCGAACAACCCTTGAGTGATACTTCAGAACACGATCCATCCTCAGATGCAAGTCAG GATGAACAACACCCTTGGTTTTATAATGCTAGTGTCAAAGGATGCTGCGGGACAACTTGTGAACAAACAGATGCTTCGGTTGATGCCTTTGACGAAAATGACGAAGCAAGAGCTTCAGGAGTTATTGAAGGTGTCTTCGAAAACATTTTACATCAAAAa CAAAGTGCCGCACGTGGAGATGTTCGC GTGGTTCGAGGATCAGGAATGATTCGTTGTCTCCCGTGGAAAATACTTGTGATTTTTCATCCAGCGGACGGCCAGTCGACAATTGGTGTTTTTGTACAGTGTAATGCAGACAGCGAATCTCTAACCTGGAGTTGTACTGCCAAAGCAACTATTCAGTTAGTTGCTCAGAGACCGAATTGCAAgaataaagaaatgaaaattcAGCATACTTTCACGCATAAGGAAAACGACTGGGGTTTCCAACAATTTATTAGTTATGACGAGTTGCTTAATCCAGAGAGAGGTTTCTTATCTCCAACAGAACCGAAAGATACAATTATTATCCGAGCTCATATTAAAGCTGATGCTCCTCACGGTGCTGACTGGGATTCCAAACGCCACACTGGATTTGTTGGGCTGAAAAATCAGGGCGCTACTTGCTACCTAAATTCTCTCCTTCAAGCATTGTATTGCACAAATAAATTACGACGTGCAGTATTTTTAATGCCAACGGAAAGTGATGATGCCCAAACAAGTGTACCTCTGGCTCTGCAGCGAGTATTTTATGAATTACAGTTTAGTAGTCGTGCTGTAGGCACTAAAAAGTTGACTCGCAGCTTTGGTTGGGCTACTTTAGACTCATTTATGCAACATGATGCTCAAGAATTATGTCGGGTTTTACTGGACAACTTGGAAAACAAAATGAAAGGCACTTCAGTCGAGGATGTTATACCCGGACTATTTTGTGGGAAAATGCTTTCTTATATAAATTGTATCAACGTTCCTTATTCTTCTAAGAGAGAAGAAAATTTCTATGATATCCAACTTAAAGTTAACGGAAATCGTTCTGTTTATGACGCTTTCAATGAATATATTGCCAAAGAAACCCTCTCTCAAGATAATAAATATGATGCTGGTGCCTATGGGCTCCAAGAAGCTGAAAAAGGTGTTATATTCACACGATTTCCGCCGGTATTGTATCTACAACTAATGCGTTTTCAGTATGACTTCGTTGCTGACACAAATATCAAACTAAATGATCGGTTTGAATTTCCACCTATTCTTAAGCTGGATCAGTTTTTGGCTGAACCAAAGCCATCTACTTACAAACTTCACGCTGTACTTGTGCACTCTGGTGATAATCATGGTGGTCATTATGTTGTATATATAAATCCAGCGCTAAATGGCATATGGTATCAGTTTGACGATGATGTTGTTTCACGTTGCTCACCCCGTGATGCTATCGATATG AATTTTGGAGGTAGTGATGATCCTGATATGCGTCTTTGCACGAACGCTTATATGCTTGTGTATATCGCAGATTCCGCTAAAGATGATGTTCTATGCCCTGTTTCCGAGATAGACATTCCTGAGACATTACGCGAGCGATTCATggatgaacaaaaaatggatgaggctaaaagaaaacaaaaagaaaaggttCATTTGTATGTCGCTATTCAGTTAATACTTGAAGAGGACTTTTATGGTTGGCAA GGTCCAGATTTGTGTAGTCAGGAGTTATTGCCAAGTCGGAtgttacgcgtccaaaaacaaACTATTCGTCCAAAATTATTGGAAGATGTGGCTAGTGTGTTGCATTATCAGCCTGAAGGAATACGTTTGTGGCGGTTTCAACCTCG ACGTAAGAACATGCCTACTCACCTAATTGAACTTTGTGATAATCAACCATTATGCGCTATGAAAGATGCTCTCATATTTTTTGTTCAGTCTGATACTTCGACTAATTCAGTTATTCCTCGTCTGGATAAAGAACAAACTGTGATAGATCGACACTTGTTTTTCCTCAAATATTTCGATCCATTCACTTGGACGTCAACCTTTTGTGGCCACGTGGAAATTCGCAGAGACGAGTCGTTGAGGATTATTGAACCAATAGCTCGAGAACGGGTTGGATTACCTTCTAATTGTAAATTAATGTTTTTCCAAGATGATGCGAAATCTTTGATATCTGAAATTACACAACTTGATATCCCAATATCTAAAATGTATAAACGCGATATCCAAGGACAAATTTTGTACTTTCAA GCTAAATCAATGAACTGCTCAATCCCATTACCCTTTGGATTGATGGAAACTACTGAGGTGGGGAAAGAAGCGTTGAGCAGTTTAGTAGATGATGCGAATGTTTTGTCATCTGTTGAAAGTCCTCTTCTTACTGAAAACAGCCAGGTTACTGGGATGAATGGTATAGTCACTCCTTCACATATCGTGGACGATAACGTTAGTGGTAACGCAGATGTTTGCAGAGATATTTCAGAGTCTTCTGTTGTCTCGTTATCGAATATTGATTCTATTACTTTGCATAAAATGGCTACTTTCCCAGCAGTAGCTGGCAATAAATCTCGATCTTGTATGAATCTAATGGGTCAACCGATTGCGGCAGATTTACAAACACAAACAATCTCATCTGCAGAAAAATTGACGATTTTTGATTACTTCAGCAGTTATATACGTCAG TTCGAAATATTGTTGGTGGATAAGCTTAGACCTCAGGACGCTGGGATTCTCATTCAGGTGTCAGCTGACCTTACGTATTGGGAATTCGCCAATGTTGCTGCAGCTTACTTATCAACGCAAAGTAACCGTCTTCAATTTTTCCGTTCACAACAAGGATTTGGGAATGCGACAGATGCTGTTAATGCACCAATTTATGTCTCACCCGTCTCCACTGGGACTGGTGTCGCTGGAAGTGAACTTGCATCTCCACCTATCAATTCAGAAACTACAGAGAATAATTGTGGCAATAACAACGTCTGTTCTGTAGAGAGTGGGGGTGTAGGAGTTACAGGAACCCGTGGATCACCAATTCATCCTCATTTGTTAACAGCCAAATCATCTG CCGCAGCCGCTCAGGGTTTGATGCGAGAACCTCCCGGCCCCGCAATCAGCTCATCATATTCTGGTACATTGCAAGAATTTTTCCTTCCGTTTACTGTTGCACCTACGAATACTTCGTGGGCTTCTGATGTTGGTGGTATTGGGCCAGGTTTGGTTAACAGCGGAAATACATTGTCAGGAACTGGTGGAAATACTCCCACTCCAGATCGCTTCCCAATACCGCTTAATCGTTACTGTGGTGCTGTGACTGTTAGTCGTTCTCCTTTGGGTCCTGTTACTTCTTCCCCACCTCGTCGTGTGTACTACGCACATCTGGCTATCCGAATTGATGAACTCGAAACAATGCGTCAAGTTCGTGTGATTTATGTTGGGCAAAAATTATCTGAAAAGGCAGAATTAATTCTTTCAGTACCCCAGAATGGTTTAGTCTTAGATCTTTTAAAAGAAGCTGCTCGTCATTTAGTCTTGCCTCCTGGTGGTTCTGGCCAACTGCGTTTACTCAAAATCTCTCGTAATCGAATTATACAAGAGTATCCTCCAACACAAAAACTTTCACTCATACCTGAATCTGCTGTGTTCCCTCAAACATATGCAGGGTCGTCTCCCATTCATAGTCTTCGGATTGAAGAAATTCCTCTTGACGAAATAAACTTGAAGCCTGACGAAACTGTAGTGTACGTTTCTCATTTTGACAAAGCTTTCACAGAAACCTTCGGGGTGCCGTTCACTGTACGCATTCGAGATGGAGAGAATTACACTGCAGTGCGTGAGCGTATACGTAAGCGACTAGAAGTACCTGAGAAGGAGTTTGACCGTTGGCGATTCGCTGTAATTTACCCAACCGAGGGCGCTTACATCCCGAATGAAGGGGATCCCACAGTGCAGATAAAAAGGTTTACTCACTATTGTCTTCCTGAAAGTCGCCCATGGTTGGGAATTGATCATAAGCCATCTAAACGTCCTCGTTATGCTCCAAATGAGAAACCTATCAAGATTCATAATTAa